In one window of bacterium DNA:
- a CDS encoding hydrolase has product MEELVRLPAGGGVIEGELSLPAKASGVVLFAHGSGSSRHSPRNRAVAAALRRAGLGTLLIDLLTLPEERADAVGGHLRFDIPFLGERLLGALEWLGRSPATRTLRLGLFGASTGAAAALVAAAEWPERVAAVV; this is encoded by the coding sequence ATGGAAGAACTTGTTCGTCTGCCCGCCGGTGGCGGCGTCATCGAGGGCGAGTTGTCGCTGCCCGCGAAGGCGTCGGGCGTCGTGCTGTTCGCCCACGGGAGCGGCAGCAGCCGCCACAGCCCGCGCAACCGCGCCGTTGCCGCCGCGCTGCGCCGCGCCGGTCTCGGCACGCTCCTGATCGACCTGCTGACGCTGCCGGAGGAGCGCGCGGACGCGGTCGGCGGCCACCTGAGGTTCGACATCCCGTTCCTCGGCGAGCGGCTTCTGGGCGCGCTGGAATGGCTCGGGCGCTCGCCGGCGACGCGCACCCTGCGGCTGGGCCTGTTCGGCGCCAGCACCGGCGCGGCCGCGGCGCTGGTGGCCGCCGCGGAGTGGCCCGAGCGGGTCGCGGCCGTCGTCT
- a CDS encoding methyltransferase, with translation MPNTKEWTPQELLRTSGAYWASAAIQAGVALGVFSALGERPAAAADIAAAVKGDARGVGVLLDALTALGLAVKSQGRYAATPFSERYLREDSPEYLGHMIQHHHHLMESWARLHEAVAAGRPVRSRSSHAGGEVREAFLMGMHNSAMLLAPQVTREVDLRGRRRLLDLGGGPGTYAANFCLANPGLAATVFDLPDTATTAARIAARYGLEGRVSFAAGDFLEDDLGGPYDAVWLSHILHGEGPEECRRIIRKAAAALEPGGVFLVHEFILDDAKDGPVYPALFSLNMLLGTPSGRSYAECELREMLEEAGIAGIRRLPMPPQAPSGILRGEKLRAAN, from the coding sequence ATGCCGAACACCAAGGAGTGGACACCCCAGGAACTGCTCAGGACATCCGGCGCCTACTGGGCCTCAGCGGCCATCCAGGCCGGCGTCGCCCTCGGCGTCTTCTCGGCTCTCGGCGAGAGGCCGGCCGCGGCCGCGGACATCGCCGCCGCCGTCAAGGGCGACGCGCGCGGGGTCGGCGTGCTGCTCGACGCGCTCACCGCCCTGGGCCTCGCCGTCAAGTCGCAGGGGCGTTACGCCGCGACGCCCTTCTCGGAGCGGTACCTGCGGGAGGACTCGCCGGAGTATCTCGGCCACATGATCCAGCACCACCATCACCTCATGGAGTCCTGGGCGCGGCTGCACGAAGCCGTCGCCGCGGGCCGCCCCGTGCGCTCGCGCTCGAGCCACGCGGGCGGGGAGGTGCGAGAGGCGTTCCTCATGGGCATGCACAACTCGGCGATGCTGCTCGCCCCGCAGGTGACGCGCGAGGTCGACCTGCGCGGCCGGCGGCGGCTGCTGGACCTCGGCGGCGGCCCGGGGACCTACGCCGCCAACTTTTGCCTGGCGAACCCCGGCCTCGCCGCCACGGTGTTCGACCTGCCGGACACCGCCACGACGGCCGCGCGCATCGCGGCGCGCTACGGCCTGGAGGGCAGGGTGTCGTTCGCCGCCGGCGACTTCCTCGAGGACGACCTCGGGGGGCCCTACGACGCGGTGTGGCTCAGCCACATCCTCCACGGCGAGGGGCCGGAGGAGTGCCGGCGGATCATCCGCAAGGCCGCCGCGGCGCTCGAGCCGGGGGGCGTCTTCCTCGTGCACGAGTTCATCCTCGACGACGCCAAGGACGGTCCCGTGTACCCCGCGCTCTTCTCGCTGAACATGCTGCTCGGGACCCCCTCGGGGCGCTCCTACGCGGAGTGCGAGCTGCGGGAGATGCTCGAGGAGGCCGGGATCGCAGGCATCCGGCGCCTGCCGATGCCGCCGCAGGCGCCATCGGGCATCCTGCGGGGGGAGAAGCTGCGCGCCGCCAACTGA